The genomic stretch ATCTCatacccagtttaattctaatatatttatccatcatagggtgtttcaaacaaaacattcaagtacaaaatgacatgaatatgaatttactatatatttcagccataaatcattattcaatatcatgataataataaatcaatgcaaaactccaaataattcttttgcatgaaaaacaatatagaacactgaatttattctcccactagcaacctagtatactgaccttctactagtaacatcctcccactagcaacctagtataccgaatttattctcccactggtcgagccacataaaatagcttaagatccatacttttattctcccacttggttcgaccagtcataaattaatccatttattggagaacacaattcgttaaatgtgacatacatataaacttgttcacatatgcccaaaaacaaaagaaaccaaacatttatcaattaatgttcataaataggttttcagagaacaatggcagtgtttaagaacttggtattggattgatcaaaatcgacactaatccaacccaaccaatccgaattgatccaatcggaatacaaaaaataacacattaaataaacctataacttatggtcatagtgatgaaaccctcatccaccctattgccattgatcaactgtccaataccttttagggcaaaaaaaactttgctttaaaagcataataccaaactattgatttggttctcctagtatagaaaactaggtctttgagacatatgtaggcctctatattctcaagccacttttaaagacattagcttaatggttcaactcaaggaagaataatccattcgatatttaattaatgcatgtaacatcaataaaaaccaacattacatcactaaccattaaacataatcaaagtgtcaactgaactacaatctcaacctttaggtctggaatgcactagtccactcaaaaactacaatgaccgtgggagctcttcaacttcgaaaattactatcacttttggatgcataacaacttctaggttaaggtctgcctagagtacacttgcatttatgcatgtctttgataatgtcgcctttgggTAAACATTACAATGTCGCATTTGGGCAAACATTACCTAATTCCTGCTaacaattttctatgtctttgaataaaagataaaatcttTGAATTGTAAACCTAttacagtaatcttagattttaccactttggtgggttccatcaattccactgcaatagcttacaactacacctggtagcttaaatttgtgggttatttaaacatgaactaaatatcaatttacatgtaaaagaacaagcatgtaactgttaacaaaataaacattacaatgctcaattatcaattacttcaagagtgtcaaccggaacttcATACtaatccactcaagtttctgcaattactgcgagacttcttctaactttcgaaaagtaccgccatctttggatggacaacatcttctaggttgagaaatccctattctgtttttcacttgctttaactttaacctttctttgataatgtcacatttgggtgaacattagcaactttgctaccaatcattattctctgtcttttcaaacaaagaagactttgatttgtattctattacaataaggttgaactttaccactttggtggattccacccaatcttattgtaatagtctacaaattcattccggtagctaaaagtgggattgtttaagcatgaataaaaatattcataaacaaaagcatgaactacattaccaagaataaccaagttcatattctgatatgcaagtaatgtatgagttgattttcttttatttcttccaattaataggaaaatcataaagaatcattaaccacccatacttgtaacttatacaaaacaaatcataaaagttgatcaaaactaggctcataatatatcaaaacgaagagcacgaaaaactggactcaacgcaaaaaatcagggtgaaaaattcttcaccgtttgcccgtacgagccatttgaagttgcagaactaaaaatagatcaaaatcaatctagtttcccaaaccaaccggttcggccaaccGGTCTAATCCGGTTCAGGCATATTGATTACGGGTCAAAATctgggtcaattggtcaacgatccgatcaacctttgaccgagtcaaacagagttggtcatgagttgacccactacaccccgggttaactcggtagggtttccgaggtgACCCGACGATGACTTTccgcctttttctttttttttgaatttaaaaaaaaaactttttttttctctctcctccggcagccgattTCCGGCGGCGCGTGCCAGCGTGTTCGGAGGTTTtcggtgacttgcggcataccgcTGCGACCGTCTTTttgtgctctacaactttcgtgaagaaagttttcccatatgagatctttaagtaatagtaaaattatgattttcatgatttgggacacaaaccctatacaaaatcaattttcgtTGATTCTAACACTGTAAGGGTtgcctctgataccaattgttggggattctttaccatattaaacatatgaataaccctatagtatttagaatacaagaatcatcaaccaatcataaaagattaatcataggtgtagtccctaaaccaagaacaataaagtatcccatcttaaaatacataaccatatagatttactatatctataataatcaatggaacaaccatgacatgaaccataaatgggaataaagaagtacctgtgtcccatgaacatagatcatgaacctctgtcccatgtggttaaacattactcccatgaagatgacaatgacgaactacgcaagtggagtccttctactgagatcttctgcagcctcttattctagggttttctttctttctgtgcacttgctcttgtgagaaagccgtgctcccaaaaccaataaggcattaagtaaagtaatggctgcagggaccgtcagtattctatttataatagaatccctaaaactctattccactctcacaatggaaagagttagaagtttcctaatcagagtgggtctaaaattgcttgggcccaatggatcaatcgatatcagttaagcccacataaaaatcctaacatccATATCCGGTTAGAAAATATCCAGATCCAAACACATccaggggagtgatagtaaattcccctaatttgaatttaatttaTATGCAATCCATATTTCTAACAATGGGATGTTGCAGGAGCCCTTCTTGGATTGATTCCTGCTTCTCTAGTTTTTTATCGGTACAATGTGAATGTCTCTAAAACTTGTATAATCTTCAAGGAGTTTCCATTAACCAAATCCTCCACATAATTTTTACTAATCTGTTTATGACACACAAAATCCCATGTATCAACTTGGGTATCTGAACGGATGGGAGACGGGAAAGTGTGCtgagagagagggaaagggagagggagtggagagagagagtcagTCCGGCAACTTGCAGAGTTACCTCCATTGGTGCCGGAGCAAGAACAAGGGAGAAGCACGATGCACAACACTGTGTATACAATTCCTTTCCAACCCTCTAACCCATggacttttttattctttaatgcattaaaaacccctttttttggtgaaattacATCACTTGTCCCTATGTCATGGTTAAAAAGCAACTATCCAATTAGGGCATGTTTGTCTGAACAAGTCTCCGTTCTCATCCTTCtgtgttatttaaaaaaaaaaagcaatcccTTATTCCCTCGACTTCCATGAACAATAGTTGGAAAACCCAAATGGGGTTTTTTATTCTTCTCCtcatcttgctttgtttctcgaTTCCATCTGAAACTAAATTTGATTCTCTCGAAGCCAGTGAAAACATTGTAGGAAGGAAAGCTAATTCTACAACTTTCATAGATTTGAAAGATGGCCCAGAATCTGTAGTCTTTGCGGTTCAGCTCTCAGATCTTCATTTCAGTGTTTTCCATCCTGAAAGAGCACTTGATTTTCAGAGGCTCGTGGGCCCTGCTCTTGCCATGATAAACCCATCTCTTGTTCTGGTAACTGGTGATCTAACAGGTATATGTTCCTTCTCTACTATATCTCtgttcctctgcttcttcttcttcttcttcttttttttagtcCTCATTTAGTTATTTCAGTGTTACAGGAATTATGGGTTCACTCTATCTTAGTATCTTATCCTATCAAAGAAATTAATGGAGGGTGGTTCATGGTTCAGCTCTTTGACCTCATTCTTTAGAAATAAGATCCTTCCTGtgaatttttacccaaaaaaaagaaaaatccttcCTGTGAATTCTGTAACTGACCTATCTTTGGAAATTGGGAAAGAAGATGTCGGTCTCCTTAAATGTATGCAGGGGGTAAGGTtttgtacatttgcccctcccagacgctgcagtagcgggagcctcgtgcactgggttgcccTTTGTTAGGATTGATGGTCCAGGTTGGGCATGATCCTGTTTATACAAAAACCAGTGCATAAATATCCAAGAGTAGCTCTGCACAAACCATAAATAATAGTTACTTGGATTAGAAAATTCTGAGTGCCACCTTTAGTACCTTAATCTATGGTAGACATTATGTACCCTTCTTGGGCAtgatttttaaatataattaatatatCCGTACTGAAATCCAAGGATGAAAAGCTATCATCCCCCCTCCTCCCAACtcacctcttctcttcttctttcagaATAATTAGGTGAGAAACTTTCACAGTAGTTATTTTTCTAAAGGTGGACATAAATACACTGGCATATGCATGTGTCGATGCTTCCTTTGTGTCCACATTCATACAAAAATATTTGTACATGATTGCATAAATCTGTATCGTTGAATAGATGAAGGTATGGAGTTCTGAACACCCTTTCCATCTTTGAGCCTTTTAATTCTGTTTTTCATTGACCTTCTTGCTTCCCTCTTTTTATATGTCTGACCAGATAGCAAAAGTAAAGATCTGTTAACAACGAAACAATATGAAGAGGAGTGGATTGAATACCAGAAGGTTATGGAAAACGTTGTTGAAAGGAGTGGACTTGACAAGAATATCTTTTATGATCTTAGAGGAAATCATGATAAGTATGGTGTACCAGTTGTTGGTGGCTCatttgatttctttccaaattATAGTATCAACGGACAACTAGGAAGAAGTGGGAATGTTCACAGCATCACTATACAGGTGAATGGTTTTCTTTAAGATACTTTAAATAGGATGCTTCTTTAATGGTGCCATTGTATGTAGTGCACACTTTTACTTAGTGATCTTGGCAAAGTAATTGTCTatcttatttcagtttttgtggaCTCCTAGAAGCTGCTGTTGAAGCTTTGAACCCTAAAAGGAAGGTGGAAAATTTATTGTGTGGAGATGTTGTATAATGCTATTTCTCTACTTTCCTTGTCAAAGCTTTCTTGTGCACTCAACTTGTCATTTTCTATTGAGCTTTGGAAACTAAGCTGAGTACTGAATTTTCCAATCCCAATTTAGTTTGAAACTATTCATTTCAGACCTTCTCATTCCATGAGATTTATGTTTTCCGGACCTTGGGTcttacattttcttcttctatatcTCCCTtgggtaattttttaattatatccTATTGGTTATTTTAGGTAATGCTATAATTGGGTACTCATAGAATCCCacataaaaaaatgagaaatacTTGAAAAGCTTGATCAACTGTTCCCCATTTTTTGAGTTAAAGCATTAacgaattgaaattgaatttgagtGTCTTAAATGTTTTATTTCTTTAGTGTTTGTATACTAGTAGAACTACTTTAACTCATCTTGACAGGGGTTTGCTGCAACATCTAGAGTGGTGGACGAAAGCATCTGTTTGTCGGGTTTGATAGTACAATGTCTGCTGGTTTACGTGGCCCAACCAATCTTTTTGGGCATCCGACAGATGAACTACTAGTTGACATAGATATGGAGCTCTCGCAGTGGGATTCTCAATCAACAAAAGggttaacaaagatctctttcgGGCACTTTCCACTTTCACTCTCAGCATCTACAGAATCTGGGAAGAGTCTGAAAGATGTTTTTCTCAAACATTCCTTGTCAGCATATGTATGTGGACATCTTCATACAAAGTTTGGTGAGAATTTGAAGCGGCATCATCATTCAGATAACCGTTTCTTGTCATTAGAGAAATATTTCCAGCTAAATATCCACCAAACACTTCAACGGAGTACACCTTTTCAAAAAGATTGTTCTGATGGAGCCCCAAGGATCAACGAATTCTGGGAGTGGGAGATGGGTGACTGGAGGAAGAGCAGGGTGATGCGAGTATTGGCCATTGACGCTGGTcatgtttcatttgttgataTTGATTTTAAGATGGGAGCTAAGAAAACTATAATACTGCCTACATTTCCACTAGATTCATGTTTCATGTTAACAGCTTCATTTCTCCATGAGTATAGATGTTCAACTGACCAATCATCTTTTGAGACTGTCCGAGCTTTGGTATTCTCATCTCTGCCAATTTTGTCAGTAGTGGCAAGAGTCTTTGACTCTAGGCTAGGAAATTTTGATATGGTCATGGAGGCAACTATGAGAAAGCATGAGAACTCTAGCAGAGGAGATCTCTACACTACCCCATGGAACTGGAGAGCCTTTGACGATCCATCTCCTGATCGATTCTGGCTGCAAATAGAAGCAACTGATAtaatgggaagatcaacattaagcaaGTTAAGGCCATTCTCCATTAATGGTCTGACTGCAAAACTTAGTTGGAATTGGATGGAGTTTCTCGTTATGGGTTGTCAATGGGATGTTCTATATTTCCCAATTCTGTGgtttattcttttgtttatcCTTTCCATGCTTCTTATTCCCAAAGCACTTCTCATATGCTCAAAGATGCAGTACACATATATGCATTTCATTGATCAAAAAGGCTTCATACGTGGTATATTGTGGGTTCTAACAGAGTTCTGTAGGATCTCGTTTCTATGGTATGGTATGTTGGTGTACTTGTTCTACCTGATATTCTTCCCTTGGTGTTTTGGGAAAGTTTTCACCACAGGTGGAGATGGGGGTTACATGACCTACAAGGGTTGGATTGTGAATATTCCTGGTGAAAGGAGTAGACAAGCTTATATTGGACATCCGGATATAATGGTAGTTATTTTACCTCATCTCTTTTTTGTAGTCATGCCAGCTGTTTTGGTTATGGGAGCTTTTGCTGCCGAAAGAGCAGTTTATCGGCTTTACTTCCTGTCACTATCAGGGAAAAAAGATGATGATTGTACCGAAGAAAGTAGGGGATCACTGTATGGCTATCAAGGCAATAACGGATCAAAGTTTTTCTTTGGTGGGCGTCTGGTGAGAAAATTTCTCATGGTGATTTGCTTGGTCATCTGTTGGACACATTGGAAGGTTAGCTTCACTCCCAGTAattgtttctatattttttttttaagttttagttttcttttcttcgtcTCCATTTCCAGTCTTACCCAGAGAgcattcgttttttttttcttttgtttggtggAA from Macadamia integrifolia cultivar HAES 741 chromosome 11, SCU_Mint_v3, whole genome shotgun sequence encodes the following:
- the LOC122094308 gene encoding putative metallophosphoesterase At3g03305; its protein translation is MNNSWKTQMGFFILLLILLCFSIPSETKFDSLEASENIVGRKANSTTFIDLKDGPESVVFAVQLSDLHFSVFHPERALDFQRLVGPALAMINPSLVLVTGDLTDSKSKDLLTTKQYEEEWIEYQKVMENVVERSGLDKNIFYDLRGNHDKYGVPVVGGSFDFFPNYSINGQLGRSGNVHSITIQSGGRKHLFVGFDSTMSAGLRGPTNLFGHPTDELLVDIDMELSQWDSQSTKGLTKISFGHFPLSLSASTESGKSLKDVFLKHSLSAYVCGHLHTKFGENLKRHHHSDNRFLSLEKYFQLNIHQTLQRSTPFQKDCSDGAPRINEFWEWEMGDWRKSRVMRVLAIDAGHVSFVDIDFKMGAKKTIILPTFPLDSCFMLTASFLHEYRCSTDQSSFETVRALVFSSLPILSVVARVFDSRLGNFDMVMEATMRKHENSSRGDLYTTPWNWRAFDDPSPDRFWLQIEATDIMGRSTLSKLRPFSINGLTAKLSWNWMEFLVMGCQWDVLYFPILWFILLFILSMLLIPKALLICSKMQYTYMHFIDQKGFIRGILWVLTEFCRISFLWYGMLVYLFYLIFFPWCFGKVFTTGGDGGYMTYKGWIVNIPGERSRQAYIGHPDIMVVILPHLFFVVMPAVLVMGAFAAERAVYRLYFLSLSGKKDDDCTEESRGSLYGYQGNNGSKFFFGGRLVRKFLMVICLVICWTHWKLCRVLTKAYEMNPFLHSPGCCLPIPLLLAYAVYKTRRV